A part of Marinobacter psychrophilus genomic DNA contains:
- a CDS encoding bifunctional diguanylate cyclase/phosphodiesterase codes for MDTSLSRRLFSRTTTAMIVIVIVGLVGASAYTYMLDRKIQSVSLESLRMASWGLAQLASESYEFDKALELVAQNVGEVDALMLRYDVLWSRYDYLLNSIEARFTRNQLNNEAELEELFGEFKGIESDLLLLTSAPKAVHSRQLLAQWQIQREGIRQLLFDNFIGDETNNLIRGFQQSWDRLANLRFATLDSIVFLLVYLLLALHYFRKWNRINSLSGLPSERCLHDLQELPFDCVLISCEIRNYQAMVSDFDKDQVGDIIKVFVDRLKSLTSERDTLMHIAPGEFVLMLRLHKGQSVLDCIQAAQQKTTFEWQLAENTMEISALFGVAYSLASQAQDFAEYHRYATRALTQSKSAKLAYTVFDDAALTLLMLEQKLYRQLLLFFRGEMTSLKLSLVYQPIVSIEDATLITGFEALLRCTSDKEIVISPRQIVDICEHNGLGIQLGRWVFNEVSLQCCNLYINLGFTGTVSINLNPAMLRPELVQDVNKYLLDQGLPASSICLEITEDNAALNFHIINNVIATLKPSGIEFALDDFGTGHSSLAYIRELAVDRIKIDRAFVKDIENDEGKARFLASVIAMAQQAYVTTTVVEGIENECQWHLVQRMGQVLVQGYHAYRPLTILQLMQLLAAQHADTKSFKT; via the coding sequence GTGGATACCTCCCTCAGCAGGCGACTGTTTTCCCGCACCACTACGGCAATGATTGTGATCGTGATCGTCGGGCTGGTGGGAGCAAGCGCTTACACTTACATGCTGGACCGTAAGATCCAGTCAGTGTCTTTGGAAAGCTTACGCATGGCGTCTTGGGGGCTGGCGCAGTTAGCGAGTGAATCTTACGAATTTGATAAGGCTCTCGAGTTGGTAGCGCAGAATGTTGGCGAGGTTGATGCACTAATGCTTCGCTATGATGTGCTCTGGTCCCGCTATGACTACCTGTTGAACAGTATCGAAGCGCGCTTTACGCGGAACCAGCTGAACAATGAAGCAGAATTGGAAGAACTGTTCGGTGAATTTAAAGGCATTGAATCAGATCTGCTATTGCTGACCTCGGCCCCCAAAGCCGTGCACTCGCGACAGCTGTTAGCTCAATGGCAGATACAACGGGAAGGTATACGCCAACTGTTATTCGATAACTTTATTGGCGATGAGACCAACAATCTGATCCGCGGGTTTCAGCAGTCATGGGACCGGCTGGCAAATCTGCGCTTTGCTACACTCGACTCTATTGTATTTTTACTGGTGTACCTGCTACTTGCCCTGCATTACTTTCGCAAATGGAACCGAATAAACAGCCTGAGCGGGCTACCCAGCGAGCGCTGCTTGCACGACCTCCAGGAACTGCCTTTCGACTGCGTGTTGATCTCCTGCGAAATTCGCAATTATCAGGCCATGGTGTCGGATTTTGACAAAGATCAGGTGGGAGACATCATCAAGGTTTTTGTAGACAGGCTGAAAAGTCTGACCTCAGAGCGAGATACTTTGATGCACATTGCGCCGGGTGAATTTGTGCTTATGCTCAGGTTACACAAGGGTCAATCGGTGTTGGATTGTATTCAGGCCGCCCAACAGAAAACCACGTTTGAGTGGCAACTGGCGGAAAATACTATGGAAATATCCGCACTCTTTGGTGTTGCCTACTCGCTGGCTAGCCAGGCCCAGGATTTCGCGGAATACCATCGCTACGCCACACGCGCCCTGACACAAAGCAAAAGCGCTAAGCTGGCCTACACAGTATTTGACGACGCCGCGCTGACGCTGCTGATGCTTGAGCAAAAGCTCTATCGTCAGCTATTGCTGTTTTTTCGAGGCGAAATGACATCGCTGAAACTGAGCTTGGTATACCAACCTATTGTGTCCATTGAAGATGCAACGCTAATTACCGGCTTCGAAGCTCTCCTAAGGTGCACCAGTGACAAAGAAATTGTTATAAGTCCACGCCAAATCGTTGATATTTGCGAGCATAACGGTTTGGGTATCCAGCTTGGTCGCTGGGTATTCAACGAAGTGTCACTACAGTGCTGCAATCTTTATATCAATCTGGGTTTTACGGGCACCGTATCCATTAACCTGAACCCAGCGATGCTGCGTCCAGAGCTGGTTCAGGATGTTAACAAGTACCTTTTAGACCAAGGCTTGCCCGCTTCGTCGATATGCCTCGAGATCACCGAAGACAACGCAGCGCTGAACTTCCATATCATAAATAATGTGATTGCCACGCTGAAACCCAGCGGAATAGAGTTTGCTCTAGACGATTTTGGCACCGGCCACTCGTCACTGGCTTATATTCGCGAACTGGCTGTGGATCGAATCAAAATCGACCGGGCGTTTGTTAAAGATATTGAAAACGATGAAGGCAAAGCCCGCTTTTTGGCTTCCGTC